From the Desulfobacterales bacterium genome, the window GCCGGCAACCAGATCGCCGCCTATATGGACCGGCAGGAGCAGGCGTTAAGAAATGCCATGGCCTCATCAGAGGCTGCCAATATTCAACGGAATCAGGACGTTCTTACCGCCGCATTCAAATCCGACATTTTCTTCGGGTTTGATTCATCTACGCTCAAACCGGGAGCCGATTCGGAAATCGCACGGGTTGCCAATGTATTGAATTCATATCCTCAAACCACCATCACCGTAGAAGGCCATACGGACGCAAAGGGTTCGGAAACCTATAACCAGACGCTGTCCTTAAAGCGGGCCGAGGCCGTAAAAAATGCCTTGATTCAAAAGGGAGTTGCTCCCGGACGAGTTATGGCGGTAGGCTATGGTGAATCTCAGCCGATTTATTCAGATGATGCGATGAACCGGAGAGTCAATATTGTCATCACCCCGATCCGGCAGGGATAAGAGAGCCCTTTCGGGCGGACTGAGGAGCGCTATCGCTTGAGGAGCACTTCGTTTGAGGCAAACGATTAGAAGCAAGAGGCTTTTATTTTACAACATACTCATGCTCAGCGTCCATCAGGCTGTAACCTGCTGATAAAAAACAATCATAACTTGACACCCCCATACTATCCATTTAGTTGATCAGCTGACTGACCGTTGCTGAATACACCGGTTTTTCAGCTGATCAGCCCTGTCGGCATCCCCATCAGACAAATTTTCCGCCGGATAATTCCAGCACCCTGTCAGCCGTACGTTTGACCTGATCCTGATAATG encodes:
- a CDS encoding OmpA family protein, with the protein product MNKILASLTVSLFLLTLMSCAGTTSRQQTGTGTGIAVGAGVGAILGQVIGRDTKGTLIGAGIGAALGGLAGNQIAAYMDRQEQALRNAMASSEAANIQRNQDVLTAAFKSDIFFGFDSSTLKPGADSEIARVANVLNSYPQTTITVEGHTDAKGSETYNQTLSLKRAEAVKNALIQKGVAPGRVMAVGYGESQPIYSDDAMNRRVNIVITPIRQG